A region from the Bdellovibrio bacteriovorus genome encodes:
- a CDS encoding alpha/beta hydrolase, translated as MRNILSIFILSFLLVPWAQALVPTDHTIVLVHGAFADATASWSRVTTMLQERGFKVVAVQNPLTSFADDVAATERALANVKGPVVLVGHSWGGFVITQAGSKPNVHALVYVAAFAPSEGQSVLDLTKDYPASPGFGQLVIDSFGYGTLTEMGMKKYFAQDLPRKTTSLMFATQIPTAATSFAEKATIASWKTKPSWYVVAETDHMIQPALQKAMASKIGATTTAYPGSHVIMQSQPLRVVNAILAAAGVDK; from the coding sequence ATGCGAAATATTTTAAGTATTTTTATTTTATCTTTTCTGTTGGTTCCGTGGGCTCAAGCCTTGGTTCCCACAGATCATACCATCGTTTTAGTTCACGGAGCTTTTGCCGATGCCACAGCCTCGTGGAGTCGTGTCACCACCATGCTGCAAGAGCGGGGATTTAAAGTCGTTGCCGTTCAAAATCCGTTAACGTCGTTTGCTGATGACGTCGCTGCGACGGAGCGAGCTTTAGCAAATGTGAAAGGCCCCGTGGTTCTAGTAGGACATTCCTGGGGAGGATTCGTCATTACGCAAGCAGGCAGTAAGCCGAATGTTCATGCTCTGGTATATGTAGCGGCCTTTGCTCCTTCTGAAGGGCAGTCTGTTTTAGATTTGACGAAGGATTATCCAGCATCTCCCGGTTTTGGCCAATTGGTGATCGATTCTTTCGGATATGGAACTTTGACGGAGATGGGGATGAAAAAATATTTCGCTCAAGATCTTCCACGCAAAACAACGTCCCTGATGTTTGCAACGCAGATTCCGACGGCGGCCACTTCGTTCGCGGAAAAGGCGACAATCGCCTCTTGGAAAACTAAACCTTCTTGGTACGTCGTCGCTGAAACAGACCATATGATTCAGCCGGCCCTTCAAAAAGCCATGGCCTCCAAAATCGGAGCAACGACGACGGCTTATCCTGGAAGCCACGTCATTATGCAATCGCAACCTCTTCGTGTTGTGAATGCTATTTTGGCAGCTGCGGGAGTAGATAAATAA
- a CDS encoding metallophosphoesterase family protein has product MNKLSLDKVGNPESDGVIRIAVFSDPHQNYKATDKMVFQMNQAEKFDFVAGLGDFTNSAYNLEYDEFIEAINPLRQLVINAVGNHDSIGAGPELYRKAFGPSNFYFESDNYRFIFFNSNNLENPKEFDPDWLKARVDETAKNIMIFSHVQLRDTDRYFDDVAATLGYVIEHPRVKVIYNGHNHVYDLSTDHDTIMMQCGRVAGEEGTHWLSITVQGNQFCVTRMDTMGNTCLTIKP; this is encoded by the coding sequence TTGAATAAGCTTTCTTTAGATAAAGTGGGGAACCCTGAAAGCGATGGCGTGATCCGCATTGCTGTATTTTCTGACCCTCATCAAAACTATAAGGCCACCGATAAAATGGTGTTTCAAATGAATCAAGCCGAAAAGTTTGACTTCGTCGCGGGGTTGGGGGATTTCACGAACTCTGCATACAATCTCGAATATGACGAGTTTATCGAAGCGATCAATCCCCTTCGACAACTGGTCATCAATGCGGTTGGTAATCACGACTCGATCGGAGCGGGACCCGAACTTTATCGCAAGGCCTTTGGGCCTTCGAATTTCTATTTCGAATCCGACAACTATCGTTTCATCTTCTTTAATTCGAACAATCTTGAAAATCCTAAAGAGTTCGATCCGGATTGGCTGAAGGCGCGCGTCGATGAAACGGCGAAAAACATCATGATCTTTTCGCATGTGCAGTTGCGCGATACAGATCGCTACTTTGACGATGTCGCGGCGACATTGGGTTACGTGATAGAGCATCCCAGAGTAAAGGTCATCTATAACGGACATAATCACGTCTATGATCTTTCCACTGATCACGACACTATCATGATGCAATGTGGGCGAGTGGCCGGTGAAGAGGGGACTCACTGGTTAAGTATCACAGTTCAAGGAAATCAATTTTGTGTCACACGTATGGATACAATGGGGAACACATGCTTAACTATCAAGCCTTAG
- a CDS encoding pre-toxin TG domain-containing protein produces the protein MFGLLDRWKSKNILAILLVLHTSFLPSAYAYDENDGHDHDDDGRIEIFDDEPFVITPGEDAYEGHIDGDCVGSGCDERDDDRDGGYGDYDDDGPDYDDHHHDNSDTGHEGKEDNRDLDSASEDRGSSNSNSVPRIERHVIARQDSDRGDGVIFAKDSNGTVYYPGAFGHKNLYERLDETLFVKSVDGKSFLPLEGIKDCAPVFDCADFGYRPDWWNYPDYIDYEDGAHAGYYWDLAQFTEKQLSIKTSIATARVAYQNDAGKIKVLNEAKYFLEKAERAYTGHAEEQAHVFQQASLEIVKTIADIGIGISPLGWGKDVYEFITGKSIVDGRELSQTERVLAAAGVAMPGVAGLAIAGIKIVARNPFTKVTVKSAFSQYEHVSDILGGMKVARFKEGKDISEVAVIGRDMSSVRDAAGRLEVAGVKTVVFEPTKSSSNAFIKGTKSGRVPYDKIPSYEIYKENMEWVDRIQSGQITIIDIGNPKNIKERSRFYDDEVLKIFEEENKL, from the coding sequence ATGTTCGGGCTTTTAGATCGTTGGAAATCTAAGAATATTTTAGCCATTTTGTTGGTTCTGCATACATCGTTCTTACCGAGTGCTTATGCTTATGACGAAAATGATGGTCACGATCATGACGATGACGGGCGCATCGAAATTTTTGATGATGAACCTTTTGTCATTACTCCAGGTGAAGATGCTTATGAGGGTCACATCGACGGAGACTGCGTAGGTTCAGGGTGCGATGAAAGAGATGACGATCGTGACGGCGGATATGGCGACTACGACGATGATGGTCCTGATTATGATGATCATCATCATGATAATTCTGATACTGGGCATGAGGGTAAAGAAGACAATCGTGATCTAGATAGTGCTTCCGAAGATAGAGGTTCTAGCAACTCGAACTCGGTACCTCGAATAGAACGCCACGTGATTGCGCGCCAAGACTCTGATCGTGGAGACGGAGTCATATTCGCCAAAGATTCAAACGGGACAGTCTATTATCCCGGAGCGTTCGGCCACAAAAATCTTTATGAAAGGCTGGATGAAACTCTTTTTGTAAAATCAGTGGACGGTAAATCTTTTTTACCACTTGAAGGTATCAAAGATTGCGCCCCTGTTTTTGACTGTGCAGATTTCGGTTATCGGCCTGATTGGTGGAACTATCCCGACTACATCGATTACGAAGATGGAGCTCATGCCGGATATTACTGGGATTTAGCTCAGTTCACGGAAAAACAACTCTCAATAAAAACTTCTATTGCGACCGCCCGAGTGGCTTATCAAAATGACGCGGGCAAAATCAAAGTTTTGAATGAGGCGAAGTATTTTCTTGAGAAAGCAGAACGTGCATACACTGGCCACGCTGAAGAGCAGGCGCACGTATTTCAACAAGCATCATTAGAAATCGTAAAAACTATCGCTGACATTGGTATTGGTATTTCCCCTCTGGGTTGGGGAAAGGATGTTTACGAGTTCATCACCGGAAAGAGCATCGTCGATGGCAGAGAGCTCTCTCAAACAGAAAGAGTTTTAGCGGCGGCCGGTGTTGCCATGCCTGGGGTCGCGGGTCTTGCGATCGCTGGAATTAAAATAGTAGCTCGCAATCCATTCACGAAAGTTACCGTTAAAAGTGCCTTCAGTCAGTACGAACATGTATCTGATATTCTCGGCGGAATGAAGGTGGCGCGCTTCAAAGAGGGGAAAGACATCTCAGAAGTTGCAGTGATTGGACGAGATATGAGTTCGGTTAGAGATGCGGCTGGCCGTCTGGAAGTGGCTGGAGTAAAGACGGTAGTCTTTGAGCCTACTAAATCATCATCTAATGCTTTCATTAAAGGAACTAAGTCGGGTCGAGTGCCTTATGATAAAATTCCGAGCTACGAAATATATAAAGAAAATATGGAATGGGTGGATAGAATTCAGTCGGGACAAATAACCATCATTGATATCGGAAATCCAAAAAATATTAAAGAACGCAGCCGGTTCTATGATGACGAGGTTTTGAAAATTTTTGAAGAGGAGAACAAATTATGA
- the rplL gene encoding 50S ribosomal protein L7/L12 codes for MSLTNDQLVDALSQKTVLEIAELVKMLEEKWGVSAAAPVAAAGAGPAAAVEEKTAFDVILVDAGANKINVIKEVRGLTGLGLAEAKALVEAGNKAVKEGATKEDAEKIKKALEAAGAKVTVK; via the coding sequence ATGTCTCTAACTAACGATCAATTAGTTGATGCGTTGTCTCAAAAAACTGTTCTTGAGATCGCTGAACTTGTAAAAATGCTTGAAGAAAAATGGGGCGTTTCTGCTGCTGCTCCTGTAGCTGCTGCTGGCGCAGGCCCTGCTGCTGCTGTTGAAGAAAAAACTGCTTTTGACGTTATCCTTGTTGACGCTGGCGCCAACAAAATCAACGTTATTAAAGAAGTTCGTGGCTTGACTGGTCTTGGTCTTGCTGAAGCAAAAGCCCTTGTTGAAGCTGGTAACAAAGCTGTTAAAGAAGGCGCTACTAAAGAAGACGCAGAAAAAATCAAGAAAGCTCTTGAAGCTGCAGGCGCGAAAGTTACTGTTAAGTAG
- the rplJ gene encoding 50S ribosomal protein L10 has product MITRADKEQEIQLITEKFGKAKGAFIVDFKGIKVEQVTTLRKKLNAAESEMKVVRNTLAKRAFKDHPAIEKAFANSMKGTNAIVFSYGEVNATAKTLAEFAKDVEVLQIKSGVMDGEALDDAKIKFLATLPGKDQLRAMFLGTLLGAGSALARCLNAYAEKLGGGATTEEAPQA; this is encoded by the coding sequence ATGATCACTCGCGCAGATAAAGAGCAAGAGATTCAGCTAATCACGGAGAAATTCGGAAAAGCTAAAGGAGCTTTCATCGTTGACTTCAAAGGCATCAAGGTTGAGCAAGTTACTACTTTGCGCAAAAAATTGAATGCTGCTGAATCAGAGATGAAGGTTGTCCGCAACACTCTTGCAAAAAGAGCGTTCAAAGATCACCCAGCTATTGAAAAGGCATTTGCTAATTCAATGAAAGGTACTAACGCCATCGTATTCTCTTACGGTGAAGTGAACGCTACTGCAAAAACATTGGCTGAATTCGCGAAGGACGTTGAAGTTCTTCAGATCAAGTCTGGTGTTATGGACGGTGAAGCGTTGGACGATGCTAAGATCAAATTCTTGGCGACTCTTCCAGGCAAAGACCAACTTCGCGCTATGTTCCTCGGTACGCTATTGGGTGCAGGTTCTGCACTTGCTAGATGCTTAAATGCTTACGCTGAGAAACTTGGTGGCGGTGCTACTACTGAAGAAGCTCCACAAGCGTAA
- the rplA gene encoding 50S ribosomal protein L1 has translation MAGKKFEAASKKVDSQKKYSVEEAFKLVVATAPAKFDESIDVALRLGIDPKQSDQQVRGAISLPHGLGKEVKVVVFAKGPKEAEAKAAGADFVGADDLVAKIQGGWLDFDKCIATPDMMATVSKVAKILGPRGLMPNPKIGTVTMNVGEAVAAEKKGKLDFRVDKAGIVHAGIGKKSMGDAKLRDNFLTLLGAIVKAKPAASKGIYLKTISVASTMGPGVKIEPNAAAALTATNA, from the coding sequence ATGGCAGGTAAAAAATTCGAAGCAGCCTCTAAGAAGGTTGATTCTCAAAAAAAATACTCTGTTGAAGAAGCATTCAAACTTGTGGTAGCGACTGCTCCAGCTAAATTTGATGAATCTATCGACGTAGCTTTGCGCTTGGGTATTGACCCTAAGCAATCTGACCAACAAGTTCGTGGCGCGATCTCTTTGCCTCACGGTCTTGGTAAAGAAGTTAAAGTTGTTGTTTTCGCAAAAGGTCCTAAAGAGGCTGAAGCGAAAGCGGCTGGCGCTGACTTCGTTGGTGCTGACGACCTTGTAGCTAAAATTCAAGGTGGTTGGTTGGATTTCGACAAATGTATCGCGACTCCAGATATGATGGCGACTGTTTCTAAAGTTGCTAAGATCTTGGGACCTCGTGGTTTGATGCCGAATCCAAAAATCGGTACTGTAACTATGAACGTTGGTGAAGCCGTAGCTGCCGAGAAAAAAGGTAAGCTTGATTTCCGCGTTGATAAAGCAGGTATCGTTCACGCTGGTATCGGTAAGAAATCTATGGGCGATGCTAAACTTCGCGATAACTTCCTAACTTTGTTGGGTGCTATCGTTAAAGCTAAACCAGCAGCGTCTAAAGGTATCTATCTTAAAACTATCTCCGTAGCTTCAACTATGGGCCCTGGTGTTAAGATTGAGCCAAATGCGGCAGCAGCTCTAACTGCTACTAACGCATAA
- the rplK gene encoding 50S ribosomal protein L11: protein MAKKVTGMIKLQIPAGKANPAPPVGPALGQHGVNIMEFCKQFNARTQALGDSIIPIIITVYQDRSFTFITKTPPVSSLIKKALKLESGSKQPQKDKVGKINNDQIKQIATTKLPDLNCLKVESAMSQVAGTAKSMGIDIA, encoded by the coding sequence ATGGCAAAAAAAGTTACAGGAATGATCAAGCTGCAAATACCGGCAGGGAAAGCTAATCCAGCTCCTCCCGTTGGACCGGCACTTGGACAGCACGGGGTAAACATCATGGAATTCTGTAAGCAGTTCAACGCTCGTACACAAGCGTTGGGTGATAGCATCATCCCTATCATCATCACTGTTTACCAAGACAGATCGTTTACTTTCATTACGAAAACACCACCGGTGTCTTCTTTGATCAAAAAGGCGTTGAAATTGGAATCTGGTTCCAAACAACCGCAAAAAGACAAAGTAGGCAAAATCAATAACGATCAAATCAAGCAAATCGCTACAACGAAATTGCCTGACTTGAACTGCTTGAAAGTTGAATCCGCAATGTCACAAGTTGCTGGTACAGCTAAGAGCATGGGCATCGATATCGCATAG
- the nusG gene encoding transcription termination/antitermination protein NusG has translation MDKKWYIVNVQTSCENTAKKAIEEKIKSNKMEEFFGEILIPAESVVELVKGQKQTKSRKFFPGYIFVQMFLNDETWHLVRNSSKVTGFVGGTKTRPPEVPEAEVLRVTQQMAGVAEKPKPKVKFSVGENVTVIDGPFSNFQGSVEEVNEDKGKLKVLVSIFGRPTPVELDYIQVEKQ, from the coding sequence ATGGACAAAAAGTGGTATATCGTTAACGTTCAAACAAGTTGTGAAAACACCGCTAAAAAGGCGATCGAAGAAAAGATCAAATCCAATAAAATGGAAGAGTTCTTCGGGGAAATCCTTATTCCAGCGGAAAGCGTTGTTGAGCTTGTAAAAGGCCAAAAACAAACTAAATCGCGTAAATTTTTCCCAGGTTATATCTTCGTTCAGATGTTTTTGAATGATGAGACTTGGCATTTAGTACGCAATTCGTCTAAAGTGACCGGCTTCGTGGGTGGGACTAAAACTCGTCCTCCAGAAGTACCGGAAGCTGAAGTTCTTCGCGTAACGCAGCAAATGGCGGGCGTGGCTGAAAAGCCGAAGCCGAAAGTGAAGTTCTCTGTGGGTGAGAATGTGACTGTTATTGACGGTCCATTCAGCAACTTCCAGGGTTCTGTAGAAGAAGTGAACGAGGACAAAGGAAAGCTGAAAGTCCTTGTCAGCATCTTCGGTAGACCAACTCCAGTGGAATTGGACTACATTCAAGTTGAAAAACAATAA
- the secE gene encoding preprotein translocase subunit SecE, with the protein MEKANSKILTISFAIAAILVGLTTSLLIKAFAGAFGVVARAADSDIVRHGVPVALGLVVFAVLQFNPKVMSWGEEVVSEIRKVVWPSRKDTTAMTIACVVMVLISSVIISSFDLISGFFINYLMK; encoded by the coding sequence ATGGAAAAGGCCAACTCTAAGATTTTGACAATCAGCTTTGCCATCGCAGCTATCTTGGTCGGTTTGACAACATCTCTTCTCATCAAGGCTTTCGCGGGCGCGTTCGGGGTTGTAGCAAGAGCTGCGGACTCAGACATTGTTCGTCACGGTGTTCCTGTGGCTTTGGGCTTGGTTGTCTTCGCAGTCCTTCAATTCAACCCAAAAGTAATGTCTTGGGGTGAAGAAGTTGTCTCTGAAATTCGTAAGGTGGTATGGCCTTCTCGTAAAGACACGACTGCCATGACAATCGCTTGTGTGGTGATGGTTCTTATCTCTAGCGTGATCATCAGCTCATTCGATTTGATTTCTGGCTTCTTTATCAACTACCTCATGAAGTAA
- the tuf gene encoding elongation factor Tu — translation MSKEKFNRSKPHVNIGTIGHVDHGKTTLTAAITTTLAAAGKAQAMSYDQIDKSPEERERGITISTTHVEYETDKRHYAHVDCPGHADYVKNMITGAAQMDGAILVVSSADGPMPQTREHILLARQVGVPALVVFMNKVDMVDDKELLDLVELEVRELLSKYEFPGDEIPVVKGSALKALEGDTSEIGRPAIMKLMDACDAYIPEPVRATDKTFLMPVEDVFSISGRGTVVTGRVERGIVKVGDEIEIIGIRPTQKTTVTGIEMFRKLLDEGQAGDNCGVLLRGTKKEEVERGQVLAKPGSVKPHKKFKAEAYILTKEEGGRHTPFFNGYRPQFYFRTTDVTGVCTLKAGTEMVMPGDRVELAVELIAPIAMEKELRFAIREGGRTVGAGVVVEIVE, via the coding sequence ATGTCTAAAGAGAAATTTAACCGCTCGAAGCCGCACGTAAATATCGGCACAATCGGTCACGTTGACCATGGTAAAACAACTTTGACTGCTGCTATCACTACTACTCTTGCAGCAGCTGGTAAAGCTCAGGCGATGTCTTACGATCAAATCGATAAGTCTCCTGAAGAGAGAGAACGTGGTATCACTATCTCTACAACTCACGTTGAGTACGAAACTGACAAACGTCACTACGCTCACGTTGACTGCCCAGGCCACGCCGACTACGTAAAAAACATGATCACTGGTGCCGCTCAAATGGACGGAGCTATCCTAGTAGTTTCTTCTGCTGACGGTCCAATGCCACAAACACGTGAGCACATCCTTCTTGCTCGTCAAGTAGGTGTTCCTGCTCTAGTTGTATTCATGAACAAAGTTGACATGGTTGACGATAAAGAATTGTTGGACCTTGTTGAACTTGAAGTTCGTGAGCTTCTTTCTAAGTACGAATTCCCTGGCGACGAAATCCCAGTAGTTAAAGGTTCTGCTTTGAAGGCTTTGGAAGGTGACACTTCTGAAATCGGTCGTCCAGCTATCATGAAATTGATGGACGCTTGTGATGCTTACATCCCTGAACCAGTTCGTGCTACTGACAAAACTTTCTTGATGCCAGTAGAGGACGTATTCTCTATCTCTGGTCGTGGTACAGTTGTTACTGGCCGTGTAGAGCGTGGTATCGTTAAAGTTGGTGACGAGATCGAAATCATCGGTATCCGTCCAACTCAAAAAACGACTGTAACTGGTATCGAAATGTTCCGTAAACTTCTTGATGAAGGTCAAGCAGGGGACAACTGTGGTGTTCTTCTTCGTGGTACTAAAAAAGAAGAAGTTGAACGTGGTCAAGTTTTGGCTAAACCAGGTTCAGTAAAACCTCACAAAAAATTCAAAGCTGAAGCGTACATCCTAACTAAAGAAGAAGGCGGACGTCACACTCCATTCTTCAATGGTTACCGTCCTCAGTTCTACTTCCGTACAACAGACGTAACTGGTGTTTGTACTTTGAAAGCTGGAACTGAAATGGTTATGCCTGGTGACCGCGTTGAATTGGCTGTTGAGTTGATCGCTCCAATCGCAATGGAAAAAGAATTGCGTTTCGCGATCCGCGAAGGTGGCCGTACAGTTGGCGCCGGCGTAGTTGTTGAAATCGTTGAATAA